A genomic window from Treponema maltophilum ATCC 51939 includes:
- a CDS encoding zinc ribbon domain-containing protein → MNAKHRPKFFCESCNTEVPLDAKFCPKCGRFFASVRCPACGQTGEHSDFAKGCPRCGYAMTGYGRGGADTAKDKNRRKRSDDPLPAWIYIATFVLLGAVLAILYRFLIR, encoded by the coding sequence ATGAACGCAAAACACCGTCCGAAATTCTTTTGCGAATCATGCAATACGGAAGTGCCGCTCGATGCGAAATTCTGTCCCAAATGCGGGCGTTTTTTTGCTTCCGTGCGCTGCCCCGCATGCGGCCAAACGGGAGAGCATTCGGACTTTGCCAAAGGCTGCCCGCGCTGCGGCTATGCAATGACCGGTTACGGTCGCGGCGGCGCGGATACCGCAAAAGATAAAAATCGGCGTAAAAGGAGCGACGATCCGCTGCCCGCTTGGATTTACATTGCAACCTTCGTACTTTTGGGAGCGGTACTCGCAATACTTTATCGATTTTTAATCCGGTAA
- the mfd gene encoding transcription-repair coupling factor: MNSLNHIIHSSKNIQQIMQNFAKGAALFPREIDGMQKGLYAFFVAEYFLRDCTTAVLVVPEEQDAKDLIADLQTVFADGQGGLSADIYYLPWWGTLPYRPAAKGARIFGERACVLAKFLKTNPAFSGLFPEPHKNAAREDFPKRAAVFVATQRSFLTPVPPPEYTASLLFYVHVGLVFDPAALADRLVSQGYTRVPRVTVRGEFTLRGEVLDIFMPGEDYAQRIVFDFDRIESIRSFDCETQTSLGKTDGLLIYPMKETVWTDELILKLQSKLAKNEDSCASLIEDLLTAREAEGEEFFYPVVHAADGLNTAAAQKNSYPCMLDYAGEDAVVMFLDYDRQVNAQDNLDKEYAGLYKKALASRYVPPPETQLLRFADSVQKHGKRILFRTIKTEDTQEYSRLHVDCDPAHSFFGNINYLKESIEGLQKDFWRIFICAGSENQALRIDELLKDFTRVQKIAPQKGTPQTAFPKPSAKSESVKIEPVRVEPFSISAGFALADVKLLVIQENEIFGRRKHTPKSVKQAKSAVLDTFIELNPGDYVVHVNYGIGLFKGIERIKALGHERDYVKLEYADEETVFIPIEQVNLVQRYIGNEGEAPRLDRLGSKSWENRKNRVKQSVEDIANKLIDLYSRRKAARGFAFPKDSEFMTAFEAAFPYVETDDQLSVAAEIKADMEKPVPMDRLICGDVGYGKTELAMRAAFKAVMGGKQVAFLAPTTILAEQHYETCVERFENFPVRIAHMSRFVSKGEQTKILRSLEKGEIDILIGTHRIIQKDVRFKDLGLMIIDEEQRFGVKDKERLKQLRTNVDALAMSATPIPRTLHMSLLKIRDMSLLKTPPQNRRAIETVIEAYSDERVAEAIRHEAERGGQVFYLHNRVESLEEIRIKLQQLVPEMSIDTAHGQMSASELDDIFRRFKMGGFHVLIATTIIENGIDIPNVNTIIIDRADMYGVSQLYQLRGRVGRSDRKAYAYLLYPENRSLSEVAMKRLQVISDFTELGSGFKIAMKDMEIRGAGNLLGRDQSGDVYSVGFDMYLRLLEEAVQRLSDENYREEQEPLLELEYTGFIPDTYISNAQTKMEVYKKIAAAGSSEDEAARIYAELDDRFGPIPPEVSSLLALVEIKIIAKKLSISALKERNGVVTVEFSRVSDIAVEKVLRLIKENAGRITLDARRPNVLVLQTGKIGLQEKSQFIREKLETLLT; the protein is encoded by the coding sequence ATGAATTCGTTAAATCATATCATACATTCGTCAAAAAATATACAGCAAATTATGCAAAATTTTGCAAAAGGCGCCGCTTTGTTTCCGCGTGAAATTGACGGCATGCAAAAGGGTTTGTACGCTTTTTTTGTAGCCGAATATTTTTTGCGCGATTGTACGACCGCCGTGCTTGTCGTTCCCGAAGAGCAGGATGCAAAGGATTTGATTGCCGATTTGCAAACCGTTTTTGCCGACGGTCAGGGCGGACTTTCGGCTGATATCTATTATCTTCCGTGGTGGGGAACGCTGCCGTACCGGCCGGCGGCAAAGGGTGCGCGCATATTCGGCGAGCGCGCCTGCGTGCTTGCAAAATTCCTTAAAACGAATCCGGCTTTCAGCGGATTATTTCCGGAGCCGCACAAGAACGCGGCGCGCGAAGATTTTCCAAAACGGGCGGCAGTTTTTGTCGCAACACAGCGTTCTTTTTTAACGCCGGTTCCGCCGCCCGAATATACGGCGTCCTTGCTTTTTTACGTGCATGTCGGTCTTGTCTTCGATCCTGCCGCCTTGGCCGACCGTTTGGTTTCGCAGGGCTATACGCGCGTACCGCGCGTAACGGTGCGCGGCGAGTTTACCCTGCGCGGCGAAGTGCTCGACATCTTTATGCCCGGCGAAGATTATGCCCAGCGCATTGTATTCGATTTTGACCGCATAGAAAGTATACGTTCTTTTGACTGCGAAACGCAAACCTCGCTCGGAAAAACCGACGGCTTGCTTATTTATCCGATGAAAGAAACCGTATGGACCGACGAGTTAATCCTGAAACTGCAAAGTAAACTTGCAAAAAACGAAGATTCGTGCGCTTCACTTATCGAAGATTTATTGACCGCGAGAGAAGCCGAAGGCGAAGAATTTTTTTATCCGGTAGTTCACGCGGCGGACGGGCTGAACACGGCCGCTGCGCAAAAAAACTCGTACCCGTGCATGCTCGATTATGCGGGAGAAGACGCGGTCGTTATGTTTTTGGATTACGACCGGCAAGTGAACGCGCAGGACAATTTGGACAAAGAGTACGCAGGCTTGTACAAAAAAGCCCTCGCTTCGCGCTATGTGCCGCCGCCTGAAACGCAGCTTTTGCGCTTTGCCGATTCGGTGCAAAAACACGGCAAGCGGATTTTATTCCGTACAATCAAAACCGAAGATACGCAAGAGTATTCCCGCCTGCATGTCGACTGCGATCCTGCACACAGTTTTTTCGGCAATATCAATTATTTAAAAGAAAGCATCGAAGGCCTGCAAAAAGATTTTTGGCGTATTTTTATCTGCGCCGGAAGCGAAAATCAGGCATTGCGCATAGACGAACTTTTAAAAGATTTTACGCGCGTGCAGAAGATCGCACCGCAAAAGGGCACGCCGCAGACGGCATTTCCGAAGCCGTCCGCAAAATCGGAATCGGTAAAAATCGAACCGGTGCGTGTGGAACCGTTTTCGATAAGCGCGGGTTTCGCGCTCGCCGATGTAAAGCTTTTGGTAATTCAGGAAAACGAAATTTTCGGCCGGCGCAAACATACGCCCAAATCCGTAAAGCAGGCTAAAAGCGCCGTCCTTGACACCTTTATCGAGCTTAACCCCGGCGATTACGTCGTGCATGTCAATTACGGCATCGGTCTTTTTAAAGGAATCGAGCGCATAAAAGCTCTGGGGCACGAGCGCGATTACGTTAAACTCGAATACGCCGACGAAGAAACCGTTTTTATTCCCATCGAGCAGGTAAACCTTGTGCAGCGCTATATCGGAAACGAAGGGGAAGCGCCGCGCTTGGACAGACTCGGTTCCAAAAGCTGGGAAAACCGAAAAAACCGCGTAAAGCAGTCGGTCGAAGATATTGCAAATAAATTGATCGATTTGTATTCGCGGCGTAAAGCGGCGCGCGGTTTTGCCTTTCCGAAAGACAGCGAATTTATGACGGCCTTTGAAGCGGCTTTTCCGTATGTCGAAACGGACGACCAGCTTAGCGTTGCCGCCGAAATAAAAGCCGATATGGAAAAGCCCGTGCCGATGGACCGCCTCATTTGCGGCGATGTCGGTTACGGAAAAACGGAGCTTGCGATGAGGGCGGCTTTTAAAGCCGTTATGGGCGGCAAGCAGGTTGCGTTTTTGGCACCGACGACCATATTGGCCGAACAGCACTACGAAACCTGCGTCGAACGCTTTGAAAATTTTCCCGTACGCATCGCTCATATGTCGCGCTTTGTGTCGAAGGGCGAACAAACGAAGATTCTGCGTTCGCTTGAAAAAGGCGAAATCGATATTTTAATCGGAACGCACCGCATTATTCAAAAAGACGTGCGATTCAAAGATTTGGGACTTATGATTATCGACGAAGAGCAGCGTTTCGGCGTAAAGGACAAAGAGCGGCTCAAGCAGCTCCGCACAAACGTCGACGCGCTGGCAATGAGCGCAACGCCCATTCCGCGCACGCTGCATATGAGCCTTTTGAAAATCCGCGATATGAGCTTGCTTAAGACGCCGCCGCAAAACAGACGCGCGATCGAAACCGTTATCGAAGCGTACAGCGACGAGCGCGTTGCCGAAGCGATCAGGCACGAAGCCGAGCGGGGCGGGCAGGTGTTTTACCTTCACAACCGCGTCGAAAGCCTTGAAGAAATCAGAATTAAATTGCAGCAGCTTGTCCCCGAAATGTCGATAGACACCGCCCACGGGCAAATGAGCGCGAGCGAACTCGACGATATTTTCCGCCGATTCAAAATGGGCGGTTTTCACGTATTGATTGCAACGACAATTATAGAAAACGGTATCGATATTCCGAACGTCAATACAATCATTATCGACCGCGCCGACATGTACGGCGTGTCCCAGCTGTACCAGCTGCGCGGACGGGTAGGGCGCAGCGACCGAAAAGCCTATGCCTATCTTTTGTATCCTGAAAACCGCTCTTTAAGCGAAGTTGCGATGAAGCGCTTGCAGGTTATAAGCGACTTTACCGAGTTGGGAAGCGGCTTTAAAATCGCGATGAAAGATATGGAAATCCGCGGGGCCGGCAACCTTTTGGGGCGCGACCAATCCGGCGATGTGTACTCGGTCGGTTTCGATATGTATTTACGCCTTTTGGAAGAAGCCGTGCAGCGCCTGAGCGACGAAAATTACCGCGAAGAACAAGAGCCGCTTTTGGAACTCGAATACACCGGTTTTATTCCCGATACCTATATTTCCAATGCGCAGACAAAAATGGAAGTATACAAAAAGATCGCCGCCGCCGGCTCGAGCGAAGACGAAGCCGCCCGCATTTACGCCGAACTGGACGACCGTTTCGGCCCGATTCCGCCGGAAGTATCGAGCCTTTTAGCATTGGTTGAAATCAAAATCATCGCGAAAAAACTGTCCATCTCGGCCCTTAAAGAACGAAACGGTGTCGTTACCGTCGAGTTTTCGCGCGTATCCGACATTGCGGTGGAAAAAGTGCTCCGCCTTATAAAAGAAAATGCCGGCCGAATTACACTCGATGCCCGAAGGCCGAACGTTCTTGTCTTGCAAACGGGCAAAATCGGCTTACAGGAAAAAAGCCAATTCATACGCGAAAAACTCGAAACCTTATTAACATGA
- a CDS encoding ABC transporter substrate-binding protein, translating to MKKERLLLLAVTSVIICLSACGKSRQEVSKQDLTVPERLINKEEVRIAIPTAKFEGGFDPCSGWGTFGGDPIFQSTLTRVDANNNLGYDIATEYKVSEDKKIWEFTIRDDVMCHDGQKLTAKDVAFTYNKAKELGLAMDFSFLVKAEATDETHVQFELNTPNSSFLYYTSVLGIVPEHAYGKGYAENPIGSGPYKFIFEDNGSQLIMEKNEQYYKPFDGFKRVVLLSMKKDQAYAAVQAGEVDVANVENNLAKENIPGYRLERLASFDFRNISMPQVKPRTLADGRKVGNEITSELTIRKAIAVGISREEIVKNALYGYGEVAFDMFDRLPWGIKKEFKDFKDGNVEKAIKILEDDGWVLNGDVREKDGKKAEFTLMYPTGSLHQLIANAFAEEVKKLGIRVTPEGLSWTDIAPRIRKDPCVFEGGFYNPDRIQGAYQSKYAFSNSWDNVSAYQNPVVDKHIEAALTEKDPDKSIEEWKKALWDGKTGGSILGDCGYITICYLEHLYFVRDGVDIGNQRVHPHDHGIPITANIDEWTYKK from the coding sequence ATTAGCTGTAACTTCCGTTATTATTTGTCTTAGTGCGTGCGGCAAGTCACGGCAAGAAGTAAGTAAGCAAGATTTAACAGTTCCGGAGCGCTTGATTAACAAAGAAGAAGTGCGTATAGCAATACCGACGGCTAAATTTGAAGGCGGATTTGACCCGTGCAGCGGTTGGGGAACTTTCGGCGGAGATCCGATTTTCCAATCTACATTGACGCGGGTAGATGCAAATAATAATCTTGGTTACGACATTGCTACGGAATACAAAGTTTCCGAAGACAAAAAAATATGGGAATTTACCATTCGAGATGATGTAATGTGTCATGACGGACAAAAACTCACAGCGAAAGACGTAGCTTTTACTTATAATAAAGCCAAAGAGTTAGGCTTGGCGATGGATTTTTCTTTTCTTGTGAAAGCGGAAGCAACGGATGAAACACATGTACAATTTGAGTTAAATACGCCGAATTCTTCATTTTTATACTACACATCGGTTTTAGGGATTGTTCCGGAGCATGCTTACGGAAAAGGCTATGCGGAAAATCCCATTGGAAGCGGACCGTATAAATTTATTTTTGAAGATAACGGCAGTCAATTGATTATGGAAAAAAACGAGCAATACTATAAACCTTTTGACGGATTTAAAAGAGTAGTTCTTCTTTCGATGAAAAAAGATCAAGCTTATGCCGCAGTACAAGCCGGAGAGGTCGATGTTGCCAATGTAGAGAATAATCTTGCTAAAGAAAATATTCCGGGGTACCGCTTGGAAAGGCTTGCTTCTTTTGATTTTAGAAATATCAGTATGCCCCAAGTAAAACCTCGTACTCTTGCGGACGGGAGAAAAGTAGGAAATGAGATTACGTCGGAATTAACCATTCGAAAAGCCATTGCGGTGGGTATCAGCCGCGAAGAGATTGTAAAGAATGCACTTTACGGCTATGGAGAAGTCGCCTTTGATATGTTTGATAGACTACCGTGGGGTATTAAAAAAGAATTCAAAGATTTCAAAGACGGTAATGTTGAAAAAGCAATAAAAATTCTTGAAGATGACGGGTGGGTGTTAAACGGCGATGTTCGAGAAAAAGACGGAAAGAAGGCGGAGTTTACATTGATGTATCCTACGGGAAGTCTTCACCAATTGATTGCAAATGCTTTTGCCGAAGAAGTTAAAAAATTAGGAATCCGTGTCACTCCGGAAGGATTAAGCTGGACGGACATTGCTCCCCGCATTCGAAAAGATCCCTGTGTTTTTGAAGGCGGATTTTATAATCCGGACAGAATACAGGGAGCTTATCAAAGTAAATATGCTTTTAGCAATTCATGGGATAACGTGAGCGCATATCAAAATCCCGTGGTAGATAAGCACATTGAAGCCGCTTTAACGGAAAAGGATCCGGATAAATCAATAGAAGAATGGAAAAAGGCTCTTTGGGACGGTAAAACAGGAGGAAGCATTCTTGGCGATTGCGGCTATATCACGATTTGTTATTTGGAGCATCTGTATTTTGTACGTGACGGTGTAGATATAGGCAATCAACGTGTTCATCCGCATGATCACGGAATTCCCATTACCGCAAATATTGACGAATGGACTTATAAAAAATGA
- a CDS encoding ABC transporter permease yields the protein MKNLRIRTLFMICFAAILLSVIYIWGSVLPKELYDVNFNMRDAAPSWNHIFGCDWMGRDMFYRTLNGMTISIRIGLFASVISCIIAIIFGIGAATLGEKVDQFILWLIDLFQGMPHMIFLIFISILLGKGVRGILIGVALIHWPRLARVVRAEIFSIKKRPYILISEKLGKGKMYIATHHIFRHIIPQFIIELILLFPHAILHESAITFLGFGIPPDRPAIGVILSESMRYLTQGSWWLSVFPGLMLLSIVLLFDTIGNNLSKLIQAKSAQL from the coding sequence TTGAAAAATTTACGTATTCGTACATTATTTATGATATGCTTTGCGGCAATATTACTGTCGGTAATATACATATGGGGATCTGTTTTACCGAAAGAACTATACGATGTCAATTTTAATATGCGGGATGCAGCTCCGTCATGGAATCACATTTTCGGCTGTGATTGGATGGGGCGTGACATGTTTTATCGTACATTAAACGGAATGACCATTTCCATACGTATAGGTCTTTTTGCCTCCGTCATTTCTTGTATTATTGCGATTATATTTGGTATTGGCGCAGCGACATTGGGAGAAAAAGTTGATCAGTTTATTTTGTGGTTGATTGATCTTTTTCAGGGAATGCCGCATATGATTTTCCTGATTTTTATTTCGATTTTATTGGGGAAAGGAGTGCGTGGTATTCTTATAGGTGTAGCGTTGATTCACTGGCCGCGATTAGCGCGGGTTGTACGCGCGGAGATTTTTTCCATAAAGAAACGACCTTATATTTTAATCAGTGAGAAACTCGGAAAAGGGAAAATGTACATTGCTACACATCACATTTTTCGACATATTATTCCGCAGTTCATCATCGAGTTGATTTTGCTGTTTCCACATGCTATTTTACATGAATCTGCAATTACTTTTTTGGGATTCGGTATACCTCCCGACCGCCCCGCAATCGGAGTTATTCTTTCGGAATCAATGAGATATCTTACGCAGGGTAGTTGGTGGCTTTCCGTGTTCCCCGGGCTTATGCTTTTGAGTATAGTGCTTTTGTTTGATACCATCGGAAATAATCTTTCAAAGCTTATTCAGGCAAAAAGTGCTCAGCTGTAG
- a CDS encoding ABC transporter permease, whose amino-acid sequence MDPVETYIGSIKRISTEQRQTVRERWGVDKPLSTKILNWTKNAIKGDFGYSVTFEKDVSEIIRQALSNSLLLILTAWILSFVFGVLLGVWAAIRQNRLADRVIKTIAYLFSSIPSFWFGILLLLIFSVKLKWFPIGYSSPIGKAEQVLFSEKLYHMILPALTLSIMEISTICLYAREKLIEVLDSDYALYEYARGKSVIEVIKEHGIRNILLPVVTLQFGSINEIIGGTLLIESIFSYNGIGRITIKAGLRGDLPLILAITIVTATIVFVGNLIANMLYPLIDPRIKEEVAN is encoded by the coding sequence ATGGATCCGGTTGAAACTTATATAGGGAGCATTAAGCGTATCAGTACGGAACAAAGACAAACGGTTCGTGAACGTTGGGGCGTGGATAAACCGCTTTCTACGAAGATTTTAAATTGGACAAAAAATGCAATCAAAGGTGATTTTGGATATTCCGTTACTTTTGAAAAAGATGTTTCCGAAATTATACGGCAGGCGCTTTCAAATTCTTTGCTTTTAATTTTAACCGCTTGGATTTTGAGTTTTGTATTTGGAGTCCTTTTGGGCGTATGGGCGGCAATTCGCCAAAATCGTTTGGCAGATCGTGTAATTAAAACGATAGCATATCTTTTCAGCTCCATTCCCTCTTTTTGGTTCGGAATATTGCTTTTACTTATATTCAGTGTAAAGTTAAAATGGTTTCCGATAGGATATTCTTCTCCGATAGGAAAGGCGGAGCAGGTTCTATTTTCCGAAAAATTATACCATATGATACTCCCCGCACTAACTTTAAGCATAATGGAAATTTCTACGATTTGCCTTTATGCACGGGAAAAGTTGATTGAAGTATTGGACAGTGATTACGCTCTGTATGAATACGCTCGAGGAAAATCCGTCATAGAAGTCATCAAAGAACATGGAATCCGAAATATTCTTTTGCCTGTTGTAACATTACAATTCGGTTCGATCAATGAAATCATAGGCGGTACTCTTTTAATTGAATCGATTTTCAGCTATAACGGAATCGGACGAATTACAATTAAAGCGGGGTTAAGAGGAGACCTTCCTCTTATCCTTGCCATCACAATTGTTACGGCAACCATTGTATTTGTCGGAAATTTAATTGCCAACATGCTTTATCCTCTTATTGATCCGCGGATTAAGGAAGAGGTGGCGAATTGA
- a CDS encoding ATP-binding cassette domain-containing protein: MSILKVEHLKVQFQMYIGRLSQIQQQTIHDVSIELEKGEIHAVIGESGGGKSLLAHAILGILPINAETEGKIYYKGNLLESKNMVDFCRAHIGFIPQSISFLDPLKKTRYYMQEGKKKSEYAKKYGLFGLNEEDLQKYTFQLSGGMARRVLVYSGIMNDKEIIIADEPTPGLNNALAKEILNVLRDMANDGKSVLLITHDIDVVMDVADRISVFYGGRILETVSVERFKSGQLEHPYTRAIYESLPQNGFKNIEFDEIKKECEQMGLPFERSVILC; the protein is encoded by the coding sequence ATGTCCATACTTAAAGTAGAACATCTTAAAGTTCAATTTCAAATGTATATCGGAAGATTGTCTCAAATACAACAACAAACTATTCATGATGTTTCTATTGAATTGGAGAAAGGAGAAATTCATGCGGTTATCGGAGAATCGGGAGGAGGAAAATCTCTTCTTGCGCATGCCATCCTTGGGATTTTGCCGATAAATGCTGAAACGGAAGGAAAAATTTATTATAAGGGAAATCTTTTAGAGTCGAAAAACATGGTTGATTTTTGCCGCGCCCATATCGGGTTTATTCCTCAGTCAATCAGTTTTCTCGATCCGTTAAAAAAAACGAGATACTACATGCAGGAAGGTAAAAAGAAATCCGAATATGCAAAAAAATATGGATTATTCGGCTTAAATGAAGAGGATTTACAAAAATACACATTTCAGCTTTCAGGAGGGATGGCTCGCAGGGTATTGGTTTATAGCGGGATTATGAATGATAAAGAGATTATTATTGCAGATGAACCGACACCGGGACTGAATAATGCACTGGCAAAAGAGATCTTAAATGTTTTACGCGATATGGCGAATGACGGAAAATCAGTGCTTCTTATTACACATGATATCGATGTTGTTATGGATGTTGCGGATCGGATTTCCGTTTTTTACGGCGGCCGAATTTTGGAAACCGTAAGCGTTGAGCGTTTTAAATCCGGTCAATTGGAACATCCTTATACTCGTGCAATATATGAAAGTCTTCCTCAAAACGGTTTTAAAAATATAGAATTTGATGAAATCAAAAAAGAATGTGAACAGATGGGCCTTCCCTTTGAAAGGAGCGTCATATTGTGTTAG
- a CDS encoding ABC transporter ATP-binding protein, whose product MLELKNITFRYLKDKPIFEDFNLKLDTDKIIGLCGPSGFGKSTLAKLIAGYIKPLKGEILYNGKSFEKGYQKIQLIYQHPELAIDPLWHMHEVLSEGNEISQRVLKNMGIKEEWRERFPKELSGGELQRHSIARALGKGTEYIICDEITTMLDPISQASLWHGLIKEIKKRNIGLLVITHNLYLAEKICDSIIKLDKPC is encoded by the coding sequence GTGTTAGAGTTGAAAAATATTACCTTCCGCTATTTGAAAGATAAACCGATATTTGAAGATTTTAATTTAAAACTGGATACGGATAAAATTATCGGGCTTTGCGGACCGAGCGGATTTGGGAAATCTACATTGGCAAAGCTTATTGCAGGATATATTAAACCTTTAAAAGGTGAAATTCTATATAACGGGAAATCTTTTGAAAAAGGGTATCAAAAGATTCAATTGATATATCAACATCCGGAATTGGCAATTGATCCGTTATGGCATATGCATGAAGTTCTTTCCGAAGGAAATGAGATTTCTCAAAGAGTGCTTAAAAACATGGGAATAAAAGAAGAATGGAGAGAGCGTTTCCCTAAGGAATTAAGCGGAGGAGAATTACAGAGGCATTCAATTGCCAGAGCATTGGGAAAAGGTACTGAGTATATTATTTGTGATGAAATAACAACGATGTTGGATCCTATTTCTCAAGCATCTTTATGGCACGGTTTGATTAAAGAAATAAAAAAAAGAAACATCGGGTTGTTGGTTATTACACATAATTTATATTTAGCGGAAAAAATTTGCGATTCAATTATAAAATTGGATAAACCGTGTTAA
- the alr gene encoding alanine racemase: MRGTQARIHLANLEHNIRQIKKNCKAKLCISVKANAYGHGSVCVARKVLECGVDYLAVASVDEGRLLREEGITAPILLFSLTVPEEIPDIIRLKLTPFVFDEECIDLLDNAAGKSFAGAQYPVHLKIDTGMARIGCKSEDAPSLARRICASKHLRLEGMCTHFAVSDSLKPDDIAYTKNQIAVFKQSADAVQRAGIDPGIKHCAASGGILMYPEAHFDMVRAGIIAYGYFPSEELKTLPSKPDLKPVMELVAPVVSIKELKAGQSVSYGRTWTAKKDTRIATMPIGYGDGLLRNLSPGFSVAIHGERYPIVGRICMDQCMVDIGGSSRVKRWDEAVIFGIKPNEPTAEDAAKLLHTIHYEILTGISARVPRVVC, from the coding sequence ATGAGAGGAACACAGGCGCGCATTCACCTTGCCAATTTGGAACACAATATCCGTCAAATTAAAAAAAATTGCAAAGCAAAGCTGTGCATTTCGGTAAAGGCGAATGCATACGGACACGGATCCGTATGCGTTGCGCGAAAGGTATTGGAGTGCGGTGTGGATTATCTTGCCGTTGCATCCGTCGACGAAGGGCGTTTGCTGCGCGAAGAGGGAATTACGGCTCCGATTTTGTTGTTCAGCCTTACCGTTCCCGAAGAAATTCCCGATATAATCCGCCTGAAGCTGACGCCCTTTGTGTTCGATGAAGAATGTATCGATTTATTGGACAATGCGGCGGGAAAATCTTTTGCCGGCGCGCAATATCCCGTTCATTTAAAAATCGATACCGGCATGGCACGCATAGGCTGCAAAAGCGAAGACGCGCCTTCTTTGGCGCGCCGCATATGCGCTTCAAAACATTTGCGTTTGGAAGGCATGTGCACGCACTTTGCCGTTTCGGATTCGCTGAAGCCGGACGATATCGCGTACACGAAAAATCAAATTGCGGTTTTTAAGCAAAGCGCCGATGCGGTTCAAAGAGCGGGCATCGATCCGGGAATCAAACACTGCGCGGCCTCCGGCGGTATTCTCATGTATCCCGAAGCGCATTTCGATATGGTGCGCGCGGGTATTATCGCCTACGGATATTTTCCGTCGGAAGAACTTAAAACGCTGCCTTCAAAGCCCGATCTTAAGCCGGTTATGGAACTCGTCGCGCCGGTCGTGAGCATTAAGGAGCTTAAGGCGGGACAGTCCGTTTCGTACGGCCGTACGTGGACCGCGAAAAAAGATACGCGCATCGCAACAATGCCCATAGGTTACGGCGACGGGCTTTTGCGGAATTTGTCGCCGGGCTTCAGCGTTGCGATACACGGCGAGCGCTATCCGATTGTCGGACGCATTTGCATGGATCAATGTATGGTCGATATAGGCGGATCTTCGCGCGTTAAGAGGTGGGATGAAGCCGTTATTTTCGGGATAAAACCGAATGAACCGACGGCGGAAGACGCCGCAAAATTGCTGCACACGATACACTATGAAATTCTTACCGGAATTTCGGCTCGGGTGCCGCGCGTCGTCTGTTAA